From Scatophagus argus isolate fScaArg1 chromosome 2, fScaArg1.pri, whole genome shotgun sequence:
cattacaacaaggatttgctgattttcttgGTCTTATTAAACATCtttgttaaaaaacaagaattttgaagacatcaccttggtTTTTGAGACATTCTATTAAGGATTCATTTTTGTGCATCGATGAAAACTGCTCATTGACGTGTTCTGCAATATGCGCATATTACAGGATGAGCATTTAAACTAAAATATCAATGTTGCTTCAGTGATCAATGAGTCATTTACCATATCTCAGATCGCCACAGAGACCCACGGTCACGTGGGCGCCGATCTGGCTGCTCTGTGCTCAGAAGCTGCTCTGCAAGCTATCCGCAAGAAGATGACCCTCATAGACCTGGAAGACGAATCCATTGACGCTGACCTGCTCAACTCCTTGGCTGTCACCATGGATGACTTCCAagtatgcacacatacatgcaaacgAATAATACAGATTTTGGGTCTTCCAGGATGCactctctgtttgtgtattaGTCCCTCAAAGTACAACTGTCACCATCATGTCCTCCCTCAGTGGGCGCTGAGTCAGAGCAACCCATCCGCTCTGAGAGAGACCATTGCAGAGGTGCCTCAGGTGAACTGGCAGGACATCGGAGGACTAGACGAGGTCAAGAGAGAACTTCAAGAGCTTGTCCAGGTGAAAGAACCACTCAGACACTCAGGTCACCAGACTCACATACTACACATGCCTGCCAACACGAATCCCATCTACAATCCATCTTTATCTCATTCTTCTCAGTACCCTGTTGAGTATCCAGACAAGTTCCTCAAGTTTGGTATGACTCCATCCCGTGGGGTGCTGTTCTATGGCCCTCCTGGCTGTGGTAAGACCCTACTAGCTAAGGCCATCGCCAATGAGTGCCAAGCAAACTTTGTCTCCATCAAAGGTCCTGAGATGCTCACCATGTGGTTTGGAGAATCAGAGGCCAATGTCAGAGATGTGTTTGATAAggtgaggacaaaaacaaaataataaatcatgGCGGGACAAACACTTGTATCTCCTATGTGTCGCACTGTAACCTTGCTGACCTCCTGGCCTCTTCTTTGCCTACAGGCCAGACAGGCAGCGCCCTGTATCTTGTTTTTCGATGAGCTAGACTCCATCGCCAAGTCCAGAGGTGGTGGAGCTGGGGATGCAGGTGGTGCAGCTGACAGAGTCATAAACCAGATACTCACTGAGATGGATGGCATGTCAGACAAAAagaatgttttcattattggtGCCACAAACAGGTGAACGTGTGGGAATTTGTATTATGATTGTCGTTTGAGAGGTCAGAACTCTGGAAGTGAAGATGAAAATCTTTACTgattttcctctctcattttttttaccCATCACACCAGACCAGACATCATAGATGCTGCCATCCTGCGGCCGGGCCGTTTAGACCAGCTCATCTACATCCCGCTCCCAGACAAACCATCTCGCACAGCAATCCTAAAAGCTAACCTACGCAAGTCTCCCGTGGCGCAAGTTAGTGATACACACATAAATAGAGATTAATTTCTCTGTATAGAATTGTTTAGagaagacagaacagaaaatctAAAGTCGGACTGTTGCTTTATGTACTGTAGGCATTGGCACTGGTGAATGATATCACAAGCGGTATCATAGCATACATGAAAgtctaaattatttatttattattatatacacTCTTATACCATGTCTTATTTTATGAGCTCAGTATTTGTTTTGCAATTAAAATCTTACTTTGCAAAACAATTGGTGCATTCAGCGGAAGTGAATGAAGTGgagtaaaaacatgaaacttaCTCAAAACAAATACTACGAATAATGTCAGTCTTTAGGTGTCTGCCTCGTTCTCTTTCCTTTTACACcgtctttctctccttcctgtaGGATGTGGATCTTGAATACCTGTCTGGCATCACAGAGGGCTTCTCCGGAGCTGACCTGACAGAGATCTGCCAGAGGGCTTGTAAGCTGGCCATTCGTGAGGCCATTGAGGCCGAGATCAAGGCTGAACGTCAGAGGCAGAACAGACCAGGCATCCCCATGGTCAGACTGCTACGGCTGTTTAAAACTGCATACTTGCCTATTTATATCATACTATACTATTACTATACTATAACATAAGGCTCTTAGGCTCTTCCTCTCCTTAACACAAGCACATGCTCCACTCCTCAAAGCAGTACCAGGCTGCGTGTGCTTGGTACAGGTAGAGAGTGTGGAAGATAGAAAAGTTCCCTAAAGGGCGGCTGTGTGTTTCATAACTCTCAGCCTTTGGACTGGGAACACACACCCATACAATATATTGTTTCCACATGAAGTCTTcataatgtttttctctgtttgcagGATGAAGACTTTGATCCAGTTCCAGAGATCAGGAAAGACCACTTTGAAGAGGCAATGCGATATGCGCGCCGCTCTGTCAGTGACAATGACATCCGCAAATATGAAATGTTTGCtcaaactctgcagcagagCCGAGGTTTTGGGAACTTCAGGTACACATATCCAAGTACTACACGTGTAACTACAAAAAATCTAGTCTCGATTTCTTTAAGAGACATTCCACTTTTTCCCACCTAGGTTCCCTTCTGCTACTGGTACCCAATCTGGAAGTCAGGGATCAGGTTCTGGATCAGGGAGGCCAAACCTGTACGGAGAAGAAAACAATGATGATCTCTATCACTGACACAAACTCACAGTTGAACAGCTGCACAAGGCtttcttcttccactgctgTGCTTGGCTTCCTGGGAGGAATGAAATCAGAGGAATAATAGGATTGGAAATGGCAAAATACAAAGGGAGACATGGAGGCATAACTGTAATGATAATTATAAGGAATCTTTTaagactttaaaaaacacatgaagtaACAGGAGCAATCAGATGAGAAAATGTCATAAACGCAATTTATATTTTAGTATTGAATTGTTTCAGTGTAAAACCAATACACTTGTAAAATACTGacaatgacataaaaataaataaatgcgTCAACCATAATAACATCAAATCACTTCCCACACTGTAATCTGTTTACACGTGAGTATTCTTTaagttgtgaatgtgtgaatttaaacatttaatttttttttttaatttttcatttttatgcctCTGTGATCTCTTTGACAAGGTTTATCTTGGAGTcctgaatgtattttttgtatacGTTTCATTTAGGAGTACAGTTTAGAGTCTGATTGAATAAAATTGAGCcattttaatgttattaataacactgtgcttttcctgccatgacaagtcaaaatatctGTTATAAAAGGGCAGTTTGATTGAACAGAGTAAAATATGCATCATGCACTCACATTAAAAACTGAGCAATTATGGTGTCAAAACTAGATTTGACATTGACCACTACAAAACAGAACCacatcacaaaaataataaagaaatatattgTCTATCTCGTAATTCGCAGTCTCCATTTTACGGTTTGAGATATCAATAAAccccaacacaaacaaacatctttttCGCAATTAAACAAACTGACATGGTGAATATTAGGCCATCGTGGCCCCCTGGGTCTGGGGCACTGATGCAGTTATCCATATGGCAATATAGCCCTGATAGAAAATACTGAACtaaactgcagtgtttgtatGGTTCACATAATGGTGTAATTAAAAACGAATCAGTAATTCTGTCGTTACAAATAACACCAGTCACCTGGCAGCGGAACCTTTGTCATTTGGCCATAGAGAAAGTATCTCTGACGGACTGCTCGGCTGTTTATTTCCGGTGAGAGGCGGAAGTAGAAGCAAGGGGCTTGTGGAGGTGACCGAATGGCATACagcaaaatcttttttaaaataatagaGTAACGCGACGCAGGAGCAAACAGAATATATTACGTTTAGCTTGTAGTGCACAAGCATCGTCGGTGCCATGGGAGCTCACCTGGTCAGACGGTatgtcacagagacagacaccgAGCCGGACCCAGCGAGGAAATTTGAGTTCGACCCCCAATTTGGTTTTccagagaggagtgagagaggtATATTAGCCGTTATCAGctcaaataaatgtataattGCCTGCTAGCATTTGTAAACAGTTTGAATTGTAACCGATGACCATGCTAATCCAACTCAAACGTTAGTTAGCCGAGTTAGCTTTGTCCTAATGGTGGTAATACGCTGGTTAGCTTAACATCTAACGAGTGTCTGAGGAGTTGAGTGTTCAGGGAGCTGGTGCCCTGTTGTACTCCGTGCACCGCTTGGTAGGTGTATTTCCTTTCACCTGCTTGTTTGAACATGGGCTCCAACTAGTTCAAATGCATCCAGCATCATTGTACTGTAACATTGAAATTACATCGTCGGTGGCTAT
This genomic window contains:
- the zgc:136908 gene encoding transitional endoplasmic reticulum ATPase isoform X1, translating into MPSSGGADPKGEDFSTAILKEKHRPNRLVVDEALNEDSSIVSLSQNKTEELQLFRGDTVVLRGRKRRQTVCIVLTDDTCRDERIRMNRVTRNNLRVRLGDVISIHACPDIKYGKKIHILPIDDTIEGLTGNLFEVFLKPYFLEAYRPIHKDDIFLVRGSMRAVEFKVMETEPSPHCIVAPETVIYCEGEPIKREDEEESLNDIGYDDIGGCRKQLAQIKEMVELPLRHPGLFKAIGVKPPRGILLYGPAGTGKTLVARAVANETGAFFFLINGPEIMSKLAGESESNLRKAFEEAEKNAPAIIFIDELDAIAPKREKTHGEVERRIVSQLLTLMDGLKQRAHVVVMAATNRPNSVDSALRRFGRFDREIDIGIPDSTGRLEILQIHTKNMKLSDDVDLEKIATETHGHVGADLAALCSEAALQAIRKKMTLIDLEDESIDADLLNSLAVTMDDFQWALSQSNPSALRETIAEVPQVNWQDIGGLDEVKRELQELVQYPVEYPDKFLKFGMTPSRGVLFYGPPGCGKTLLAKAIANECQANFVSIKGPEMLTMWFGESEANVRDVFDKARQAAPCILFFDELDSIAKSRGGGAGDAGGAADRVINQILTEMDGMSDKKNVFIIGATNRPDIIDAAILRPGRLDQLIYIPLPDKPSRTAILKANLRKSPVAQDVDLEYLSGITEGFSGADLTEICQRACKLAIREAIEAEIKAERQRQNRPGIPMDEDFDPVPEIRKDHFEEAMRYARRSVSDNDIRKYEMFAQTLQQSRGFGNFRFPSATGTQSGSQGSGSGSGRPNLYGEENNDDLYH
- the zgc:136908 gene encoding transitional endoplasmic reticulum ATPase isoform X2 — protein: MNRVTRNNLRVRLGDVISIHACPDIKYGKKIHILPIDDTIEGLTGNLFEVFLKPYFLEAYRPIHKDDIFLVRGSMRAVEFKVMETEPSPHCIVAPETVIYCEGEPIKREDEEESLNDIGYDDIGGCRKQLAQIKEMVELPLRHPGLFKAIGVKPPRGILLYGPAGTGKTLVARAVANETGAFFFLINGPEIMSKLAGESESNLRKAFEEAEKNAPAIIFIDELDAIAPKREKTHGEVERRIVSQLLTLMDGLKQRAHVVVMAATNRPNSVDSALRRFGRFDREIDIGIPDSTGRLEILQIHTKNMKLSDDVDLEKIATETHGHVGADLAALCSEAALQAIRKKMTLIDLEDESIDADLLNSLAVTMDDFQWALSQSNPSALRETIAEVPQVNWQDIGGLDEVKRELQELVQYPVEYPDKFLKFGMTPSRGVLFYGPPGCGKTLLAKAIANECQANFVSIKGPEMLTMWFGESEANVRDVFDKARQAAPCILFFDELDSIAKSRGGGAGDAGGAADRVINQILTEMDGMSDKKNVFIIGATNRPDIIDAAILRPGRLDQLIYIPLPDKPSRTAILKANLRKSPVAQDVDLEYLSGITEGFSGADLTEICQRACKLAIREAIEAEIKAERQRQNRPGIPMDEDFDPVPEIRKDHFEEAMRYARRSVSDNDIRKYEMFAQTLQQSRGFGNFRFPSATGTQSGSQGSGSGSGRPNLYGEENNDDLYH
- the zgc:136908 gene encoding transitional endoplasmic reticulum ATPase isoform X3, which produces MVDCIHACPDIKYGKKIHILPIDDTIEGLTGNLFEVFLKPYFLEAYRPIHKDDIFLVRGSMRAVEFKVMETEPSPHCIVAPETVIYCEGEPIKREDEEESLNDIGYDDIGGCRKQLAQIKEMVELPLRHPGLFKAIGVKPPRGILLYGPAGTGKTLVARAVANETGAFFFLINGPEIMSKLAGESESNLRKAFEEAEKNAPAIIFIDELDAIAPKREKTHGEVERRIVSQLLTLMDGLKQRAHVVVMAATNRPNSVDSALRRFGRFDREIDIGIPDSTGRLEILQIHTKNMKLSDDVDLEKIATETHGHVGADLAALCSEAALQAIRKKMTLIDLEDESIDADLLNSLAVTMDDFQWALSQSNPSALRETIAEVPQVNWQDIGGLDEVKRELQELVQYPVEYPDKFLKFGMTPSRGVLFYGPPGCGKTLLAKAIANECQANFVSIKGPEMLTMWFGESEANVRDVFDKARQAAPCILFFDELDSIAKSRGGGAGDAGGAADRVINQILTEMDGMSDKKNVFIIGATNRPDIIDAAILRPGRLDQLIYIPLPDKPSRTAILKANLRKSPVAQDVDLEYLSGITEGFSGADLTEICQRACKLAIREAIEAEIKAERQRQNRPGIPMDEDFDPVPEIRKDHFEEAMRYARRSVSDNDIRKYEMFAQTLQQSRGFGNFRFPSATGTQSGSQGSGSGSGRPNLYGEENNDDLYH